Genomic segment of Salvia splendens isolate huo1 chromosome 12, SspV2, whole genome shotgun sequence:
gcggggtcggggcgcgcccaagaagaagaaggggaagagggtggtcggTGAGTCGTCGCAGTCAGCTCGCGACGACAGCtcggcacggaggaagtggacggacgcagAGAACGtagcgctgtccaaggcgtgggtgagtgtttgtgatgatcccctcgcctcgaacaatcagaggatcgtcaacttgtgggctaagatagcagcaacctacaaggcattttgcccggaggggaggccacgcagcggggaggagtgccggaaggggtggaaCCGAATCCAGCAAGGGGTCTCctgattttcgggcttgtacaccaacgccctccgaatgcagtccagtggccaaactgacgaggactgcaggaggatggcggagaaagagttccccgtgcccgggccttacaaggagttcacctactggaactgctacctggtgctaatggactccgagaagtttcgggcaggagTCGATGCTGgatggccgaagaagcagcgcctgaactataccggtgattatgccggcggcagcagcggcggttcccacgacctccccgaagatGCGCATGAGacccgtcccctcccgcgtttactcgccgcactcgcccggttggtcaaaggcgggcgcaacgggctcgcTAGAGGTCCGAGGAGGTCCAGTCGCCATCCCCCACTGTTGGCAGCCCGACAGCCGACCTCGTCTTCTtagcgcgtcaacaaacgcgggctcagatgtacAAGGTCATATCTGACTGGAAGAATGCCACTGACCCTGAGCAGAAGAGTTTTTTTCACGCactgctcgtgagtatgcgagcCGATTTGACTGCCGCCGCAGCACAGGTGGGGGGCttagacgcgggctcagatgctgcagatttgggggtcccggatagcggcgacaacaGCGACGatggcgacgacgacggcgacgacggcgaggcatgaggcggaggcggggggctcgtgcgtggactaggagtttttttttaaattaatgtaattttttttgttaatgtacttttttttaattaatgtactttttaaaattttaatattattattgaattttcccgtatatgtgtcgtaaatttaattccgtattttgtgtgattgttaattatttatttttaataattttgtttattgtggttgggctatgactgagctattgcttgtccagttgcttgtcctgatgatttGGCAGGAAgtgtttgtggctgggctatggctgagctattattattggagatgctcttaatttttgtgttgataattactccctccgtctcctaataggagtcgctctttgaccgggcacgagttttaagcaatgtagagaaaagttggttgaaaaagttagtggaatgtgggacccatatttttatattggttttataataaaatgtgtggagtgagttagtggaatgtggggcctactaccatttatggtaaaaatgaagagtgactcttaatggggaacagcccaaaatggaaattagctactcttattcggggacgcagggagtatttaatatttgtgtTATTATTAAATCGCGTAGAATTTGTCTAATTTAAATAGGTATAGGCTGGGAAAGTTCCCCTATTTATATATCTGTAGGCTGTAGCAAAAATCCAAGATAGTCTCCAAATCCGCGATTCCCAATTATTTCGCCCTAATTTAAACAACCTCTCTCACAAATGGCATCCGCCTCGGAGAACTCCGGCAAGAAGATCACACTCCGAAGCTCCGATGGCGAGGTGTTTGAGGTGGACGAGGCGGTAGCCGTGGAGTCTCAAACGATCAAGCACATGATCGAGGATGACTGCGTCGACAACATCATTCCAATCCCCAACGTCACCGGAAAAATTCTCTCCAAGGTCATCGAGTACTGTAAAAAGCACGTCGATGCCTCTGCTTCAACCAAGTCCGAGGACAAGGTCTCCTCCTCTGACGACGAACTCAAGATTTTCGACGCCGACTTCGTCAAAGTCGATCAGGCCACGCTGTTCGACCTTATTTTGGTATGATTTCGTGTTTTTTAATCTCTTTTTGCTGTTTCTTTACTAGATTTATTTGTAGTCTAGGGCTTTATTTATTGCTActtgtatgtattttattttatatttgcaTTTTGTTTCCAATTAGTGTCATAATTAATTTATCACTCTTTCGCCTTTGTATTTTCAAATTCATAATGTCTGCTTTATAACTTTTAAGTAGTTGGCTTTAACTTGTGTACTGTATTCTAACTGGTTGaggttttaatttttatgttacTATTTGTTTACTGTCATTAGATTAATATGGCTAGGATTTTTTAGTGGTTTTATGGAATTTGAAGTTTACCTGAAGCTCAGCTTCGATTATCCATACTACATGCTTTTCCTTTCGTTTGTTATATGCTGAACTTGAATAAAAGTTCTTCCCCAAGTTTGCCAATGAATATGTGAAGTTTCTCTATGAAATCTTATGCCGTCTTTATATTCTATTACTATGTTAACATCAGAAGTAGTTGTTTTCCTTTTGCCTATTTACAGCAAAAATCAAGACATTACTTTATTACAACCTTTTTTAGTCTTTCCCTTGTgcattgtttattttatttttttcttattttgtagTACTACCTCTATCCACAagaaaatagtcttattttgtGGAAGACATGGGTGTTAATGCAAAACACAGTCTTGGACTCTTGGCTGTGGAAGACACGGGCTTTAGTGCCAAATTGgttaatagagagaaaaagtggtgTTGTTGGTGGAAAATGGGGACCAaattcattagagagaaaaaattgcTATAAGTAGATAGAGACTAATTTTGGTTATAGATTAGAGAGATAGATCATTGTTGATTATTGAACCTTTATATGCCCCGTGAATTTTGTAATTCACAGAAGCTTAACAATGACCACCATACATGTATCACTGGTTAACGTTTAGAGTACTTGATGACACTCCCACTGCTGCACACATGTCTCAAGATGGGTCATGACTGAGACTTATTGAATATGTATAGTTCTTCTTCTAGTTTATTGGTCTTTTCAtatgtttatttaaaaaaaatcttctaATCATTGTTTGTTGAGCAATCTACTGAAAAACAGCAGTTTGATAATCGCTGAATCTGAATAACTTTTGTTCTACCTTGAGATTTGCTACACTCTTAATACGTTGGTGCTTGTGTGGTATATAAAGCTTGTACATTTTGAATGTTGATGGTTTCACTTTTGAAATGAAGAAGAATATAGCTTGTATAGTAGTTAGTACTTGTTTGATGATTAACTCCGGGGATATATATAGCCTCAGTGAATCGTTGCACCTTCCCTAAAGATATAGATACGTGTGTGCATCATTTGATGAAGATGGGTTTTAACTATTTTAAACATTTGCAGGCTGCGAACTATCTGAATATCAAAAGCCTTTTGGATTTGACTTGCCAAACAGTTGCTGACATGATTAAGGGAAAAACTCCAGAGGAGATTAGGAAAACATTCAACATCAAGAATGATTTTACtcctgaagaagaagaagatgtccGGAGAGAGAACCAATGGGCTTTCGAGTAGAAGTAAAGCTATTTTGGATTGTGAATTAAATGCCATTTGCTGCGTATGGcttattttgttaatatttgAACCGAATATGATATTAGGTTTGGATTCCTACGAATGACTCCAACTTTGTGATTGGGTATATCTATTTTACTTTTAGTGCAAAATCTTCTTGTTTTTATGATGCTATTTATATGTATGATTGATTCTTAGTTCTCTATTTGTAATTGCTTTGTGATTAGGGTTCTCATTCAATCGAGACTTAACTGCGAAATGTCAGTTTACAAAGTTCCGATCCGAGAATTGATGTATAGTAGTCTTCTTAAGTTGGATTTTGCAATATTTTCATAATCTCTCCCGACAATATGGAAAGTATATGATTTTTCAATATGATTTTGTTATAAATGCTTGgcatttttcaataatttaatcCTCATAATTTATGAAATCTAAGAATCGTGAAAACGCACGATTGTTGTAACTGATGTTTTATAAAGCTACAGCAAACTGACCCCTCGCCTAcagatgcccacggttcgtaaaccggcggttccggtttttagAAAGGCGGaactggcggttccggttccgattccGAACCGCCGATTTTCGGACGGTTTTCACgattccggttcgaaaaccagCGGTTTTCGacaatgaataatttaaattgaaataagacgaataaggtgaaaatcatatcaattttattgaatttgagttgtaacggacaacaatacattacaatttacaatatatatacaacatacaacaatgtaatataatttactaGTGTCGTCTACAAATTATACGCCCTTGGATCGgccaatttgaattcaaaatcagaattaaaaaaaaaattgaaaatccgACGAAACAGGCGGTTTTGGCgtaaaaccgccggaaccgccggttttacCCCAAAACTGGCGGTTTGGTCAACAAAAACCGCCTGACGACCTGCAACGTGTCAGCCTCGTGTTTCGCACCGGAAccagaaaaccgccggttccggccaACAAAACCGCCTGAAAAAGCTGCCACCGCCTGACGCATCGGATGCCTCgccggaaccgtgaaaccgccggttaacctgCGGTTCGGAATTgtcctgaaccggcggttcggtgacgCTTTCGGTTCGAAAAATCTTGAACTGGAACCGGACCGCGGTTCCAAAtacgacggttccggttcgaaaaaattgttgcggttccggttcggcggttaaccgccgaaaccGGAAACCATGGGCATGTCTACCCTCGCCTCTAGCTGGTGATCTACTTTATGATACTCCCTCCTGTCCCcattaaatgtttcatatttgctTATTTGGACAGTCCccataaatgtctcatttttactatttttggtagtgaatcctacattccactaattccttctcactcacattttattataaaactaatactccctccgtcccatctcaaacttacattttattataaactaattCCCTTTTCGTCTCATCTCAAATGATTgactgcttttcggcacgtgtttgaggaaaatgataataaatagttaaatgttagggtttgtatactagaaatcacctttcgagtgattgaatactgtaaaactataattattattttccaatgaatgcaacagattatttttgtcataatgttgttatgttttacatttaatggatgtttattgcatatttaaatgtataagcaaacgtaacaaagtctaagtctttgttttagtagactggttgtgggcgtcgtccaatttaaggtaacacggtcagttctgaacaaagaaaaataagaatttcacaacctagataagcctagactacctatcgtgaaaggttgcaatgtcagtccgattatttctaagccttattgaaataagatgacgttggtgtggtatagcactgaattggatctaaacaacaagacgagtctttatgctatctactgaaagacgaggtcttgacaattaatttcttaatcaatgtaggttagcattgagcatacgatattgagtatctactactttgacttaccaataggtgcgggtttttcgtcaccgaACGATCctagtatattgggtagtggcgatcaatatctagcggtgctaggattgctattatgttgaatcgtgcgcgatgtgagtctcgtttgataacatccacaagaggagttggagtttgattactctatgaataataaataagagtttctttctaagtccactcttggagattaaaatatgttaattaattaagtccatagcagacattgattaattaatggatgtttctgtCTTAAGCGTGGGAAATAAATTGCACACACAAAAAGGAAACCCgtaatacttgtaatttcggatttggaaaggcagtgcaatattacttctgtagtgactgcttgtaa
This window contains:
- the LOC121759510 gene encoding SKP1-like protein 1A; this encodes MASASENSGKKITLRSSDGEVFEVDEAVAVESQTIKHMIEDDCVDNIIPIPNVTGKILSKVIEYCKKHVDASASTKSEDKVSSSDDELKIFDADFVKVDQATLFDLILAANYLNIKSLLDLTCQTVADMIKGKTPEEIRKTFNIKNDFTPEEEEDVRRENQWAFE